AAAAACCGATggctgaaatattaaaaacattaaaatctttcccagtgtaaatttttatgcaaaaatgtatgtttaagaaaataaaaaatcatttttaaaagaaaatttgtctttattgatttttaacaaatctcatttacaaaagtataaaattttaaaaaaatacttactctCTACCCCctctgaaaaataaagatgaatatATATTAGTGGTGTAGTTTTTTTGGTCCTTAAAAGGACCTTTTTTTTTGGTGTGTGTTTGTGTGTGTATGGGGATAGATGATAGACTCGTCTTTCGCTTCAATAGCCGTATGGTAATGTTGTATACCCATTTGGATTGACAATTCTTTTGTTGTATACGATCCGGTAGTTTTTTGTCTCCTCTGTATTGATAACCTTCTTCTTCTTCGGTTGACGTGTGATTTTGGAGGGGTTATGAATTGGAATCGTAGTTTCCTTATCTAACGAGCAAACCAGATGTTTCACAGACTCGAAATTGAGTAGCTCACTATTCCTTGCATTCAGTGAAAAACCCCTAACTTTGCAACAAGTTTTTCCACTCTTAGTAGTGTAAGCATAATTCTTTGCACctcctaataataaaaaaaaaatgataataaataaaaaactatttttgaaaaaaattaaaggccTCGTAAAAAAATCAACTGAATGTATTATACTTACCGGATACAAATGAGGTGATAACGTCGCCGTCTAATTCATCTGTAAAATCACCTAAAAAGCTGCCGATAGGTGGGTCATTGTCCCCATTGCTTGCATAAATAATGGAATCTGTATCATGATATAGAACAGCCTCCCCCAATTTGTCCATTTCCGAGTACAGTTTTAGCCTTGCCCAGGCAGTAGTGAAAGCAGCAATGAATACATTAGTGGAGGTGTCCTGATTGATGAACTCTCTCTGGGACTCCCATTGCAGAGCGGCTACCTGGGGGCTGGGAAAATATATGTCTTTGATCTGTAAATATATagaaaaggaacaaaattaaatagaatgtaactacaaaagaaaattatgaactatgttttaactattaaatatttttccttgttaCCTTTTTTGTTGTATCTGCCAACATCTTGTTGAATTCTGATAATGAATTAACAAAAGTTAGATGAGTTTTTACGAGGTTCATCCCCCatctaagaataaaaataatcattttaagcataaacattttatatgtacatttaaaaaaaatggaaacaaatgaaaaaacaatttaccttCCCCAGAAGCTGTTTAGAGAAGTTTTTGAGACCTGTCTTTGACCAGGGTTTTTTTCTACGTTTTCTGGATCTAATTGTATCCCTTCTTTCTCAAAATACTGTTGAAGGTATCGTTGCTTATCTTCTTCAGTTATGCAGTCTCGAGGCCAACCACTGCTTTCCtgcttgatttttaagaaaagatcaATATATGATCTGAAGAGGTctttagatgtttttttaaaatgatatacttCATAAATCtataatatggaaaaaaaataatcaataaaagaaaaaaaaacttttttttttggtcaaaaaCTAAAAGTATTATAAGTAAATACCTCTTCTATTCTGTAACCCTTGCTTACTGCTAACTTGACTTCTTCAGTCACCCAAGTGCCAATTATAGCTCTTTCTTCGTCCTTGTGGGTACAAACTGTTTGAGATAGACTATCTGCACATGTCCTACATAACGGAAACATCAATTTTCCGTTAGCTCTATATGGCAAAACGGGGAAAAAAAGTCCCTTGGGAGGAAAcactttacatttaattatccCAAAATAATTGTGGATATCTTCAAATTTCTCAGTTAATATCTCGGGATGACCAATTGGGTATTCGCAATATTTATTGacctgtaaaataaaaataattaaaaacaatatataaaaaatacatcatttgcatagaaaatgaaaacattgaCTTACCCAAGGATATAAAGAGGTAAAGTCGACATACTTTGCTTCTCCCTCATAAAAAAGTCGAATGGCGTTCGTACGTCCTCCAAAAAAGGAATCACGTGGATTTAATCTTTCCTTCATTTCGTGATTTCTCACAAAATCGCGTAGTtcaggaattttctttttcatttcctcAAATGAATGTTCCCATAGCTCGTAGACTTCGTAACCTTTTGATCTTAATTTTTCGGTTGCCTCACTCGTCTTCTTTCTCAGAGTCGTCatggttactttttttaatgggtGTATTGTGTCCCCCTCATAACACTCCAGGCAACCATGGAAAAAACAGCcctatatataaatgtataaattcagtataaagtaataacaaaaacataaataaaacaagactTAATAAAACAAGACTTAATGAAATACTTACATGAAATTGATAAACTGTGTTTGTTCTTCTGCAAAACCCATCGACAGACATGCCCTCAATTTTTACTTCCCCTCTACCGTTTAGAGCGTGATCAATCTGCAGATCTTGATCGGCAGCCATGAAATCCAACCATCTGATTGCGTCGGgaccatatatggcagtacttttactttcgttacttgtaccgccggtacaagtaaaaagtacgtacttttacttgtatttcgttactttttaaatttagtacttttacttgtactttcgttacttttttaggNACGATGGGATTCACGAGGACACGATTTCCGTAGGATAACTTTTGAGCACACTCTACATTGatataactgtaaaataaaaataatgaatatatatatttacattcatTTATGTGAATAACCTAGTTAAGAAAATTCTCACGATGAGcattaaaaacagtaataataTACATATGTACTTACTTTATCACACATTGACATCGTTTGATTCCCCTGTTTTGATTTATGGCTAATATAGCATTCCTCCGAACGACACAGTCTATCACAGTCGTCACATCGTTTTGTATTAACGGCAGGTAGTGGTCGACAGTCTTTCCGGCGGCATATATGACacacattttcacaaaaatgattttcttcatGATCGTACGGTCTCTCACAACCCTCACAGTAATAGTTAGATCCGCAAAAGCCTTTTAACGATGTTATTACATCATAATGTCCATTATGATACCACAGATTAACTCTTCTTTTTCGATTTGCGTCACTCTTGTAAGCCATCTAAAACATTTTCCGTAATTAAAatcatgcttatttttaaaaatataaataacgaaaaaaatttaacttcactttaattgatttcattaaagtagttaagcaataaaaacatagtttctatattatgaaattagacCATCATTAACTATTAatcgaaaaaataatcaatgtatAAATATGATCGTATTCAATATAGGGATATGATAAGTACAAagtattaatcaaataattaaaatgtaatttaagtaCTTACTCGGTTTTCATTTGATGAGGATAATACTACTATCTGAGTGTCCAAAACTGCTTCAAATTTAGCGACTTCTGCATAGGTGCAAGGGCCTATTGGTACGCCGGCATCTTCGTGTAGCTTTATGGCTCTATTCTTCAAAGCAGGGCGCCGTTTATCACGGAGAGCATTTATTGCCTTCTTGTCTTGATCCACATGAGCTATGGCTCTAAGTATCGCCTTAGCGCAGCAAAGTCCTTCATCATCATAATCAATTTCTATAATTGAATGTTTACGGAGCCTGCACGATTCAACATTTATTATCCCTCTAACAATGAGAAAGAATatcatcttatttttttttaacaaatacatagcattaaattaaaaaaaaagtgaaagaaaaaataaacaaaaggcaaaataaaagaatccCTTACTACTTCTAAGCCAAAGCCTTCTTGTATATTATCTGGCAAACTCCTAAATATTTGGGAAGCGTCCACAAAACTTTGAGTAAGCTCGTCCCTGAACTaacgtataaaaaaataatttcgatttaaaaaatattaaaaacaaaattaatacaaaaaaaaaattaaatttaacgcaAATTGTTGAGTAAATAACGTACGAGATAATCATCTGAATCACTAAGTGGTATATCAGGATCTTCAAATTCTTCCGTTGATAGAGAAACGTCATCCACGTGCATaaacaactaataaaaattaagataaacaaatactaaatatatttaaaagcaattttcaaaaaataataataatctgatagttaataatttttctttacctcGTCATCAGAATCGTTCATGGGAAAGGCAGAGTCTGCGAAGagtgtcttaaaaataaaagcatagaaaaatataattaaaatcttaaatatatatctatataaaagaGACAGCtatataaaaaagcataaataattttaattactggaAAATGTGTGCTTTTTTGGAGGCTTACGTAGGAATATAAAactatgttaaattaaaaaaaaaataataaatagctaaataaaagtttaacgcaaataatattttttaattgaagcgTACTGTTGCTaaggaaatgtaaaaaataaaattaaaactataatagataaaaaaaaaaaaaaaacacaaataatattatttaatgcaaaacttAGGTTGGTATGCAACTGTagacatataaaattaaaattatgataaataaataagaactttaaaaataaaacacaaagaAATCTAGTTAATGCAAAATACACTTTTGTAGGgaagtgtaaaaatataaaattaaaactatgtgaaaaaaatagattaaaaatatatattaattaagaacttcatattttaaaaattataaaaataagacacaaataaatttttaacttacattGCTTTCTGAAGAAGAACTATCAGATCTTTCACGTTTGGCCATCTTCAAGTGTAATCACTGCTTTCTAACCACTCActacagaaaatatatttcaactaacTAAATATCTAAAATCTTGTTTAAGTACTAATTCGATGACGCCAcggtttaaataatattgcttgaACGTATAGGAAACAGGTGTAACTAATTTGAATAACTGATAAGACTGGTGGGGGCTTTTATCTATATAGATCCTGTTTTGGAccatatgtttttaataagacTGAACGACCATATGTTCTGTGGGCGCTTTTAACTGGCGTTGGTTCGATCCCCACTCGGGACTAAAGTATCAattcattgttaattatttaataattcaatttaaaataatttattaatgtaattccAAGTATTAAGcatatcaaataataatgtaaaaataatagtttaatttttaaatatatttttattt
The nucleotide sequence above comes from Parasteatoda tepidariorum isolate YZ-2023 unplaced genomic scaffold, CAS_Ptep_4.0 HiC_scaffold_1135, whole genome shotgun sequence. Encoded proteins:
- the LOC122272779 gene encoding uncharacterized protein, which encodes MAADQDLQIDHALNGRGEVKIEGMSVDGFCRRTNTVYQFHGCFFHGCLECYEGDTIHPLKKVTMTTLRKKTSEATEKLRSKGYEVYELWEHSFEEMKKKIPELRDFVRNHEMKERLNPRDSFFGGRTNAIRLFYEGEAKYVDFTSLYPWVNKYCEYPIGHPEILTEKFEDIHNYFGIIKCKVFPPKGLFFPVLPYRANGKLMFPLCRTCADSLSQTVCTHKDEERAIIGTWVTEEVKLAVSKGYRIEEIYEVYHFKKTSKDLFRSYIDLFLKIKQESSGWPRDCITEEDKQRYLQQYFEKEGIQLDPENVEKNPGQRQVSKTSLNSFWGRWGMNLVKTHLTFVNSLSEFNKMLADTTKKIKDIYFPSPQVAALQWESQREFINQDTSTNVFIAAFTTAWARLKLYSEMDKLGEAVLYHDTDSIIYASNGDNDPPIGSFLGDFTDELDGDVITSFVSGGAKNYAYTTKSGKTCCKVRGFSLNARNSELLNFESVKHLVCSLDKETTIPIHNPSKITRQPKKKKVINTEETKNYRIVYNKRIVNPNGYTTLPYGY
- the LOC139427302 gene encoding uncharacterized protein; amino-acid sequence: MAKRERSDSSSSESNTLFADSAFPMNDSDDELFMHVDDVSLSTEEFEDPDIPLSDSDDYLFRDELTQSFVDASQIFRSLPDNIQEGFGLEVVRDSFILGIINVESCRLRKHSIIEIDYDDEGLCCAKAILRAIAHVDQDKKAINALRDKRRPALKNRAIKLHEDAGVPIGPCTYAEVAKFEAVLDTQIVVLSSSNENRMAYKSDANRKRRVNLWYHNGHYDVITSLKGFCGSNYYCEGCERPYDHEENHFCENVCHICRRKDCRPLPAVNTKRCDDCDRLCRSEECYISHKSKQGNQTMSMCDKLYQCRVCSKVILRKSCPRESHRX